AATTTTGTCAATAATACAAATTGAACTAAAATTGGTTGTACAGTCTCCTCCAAAATGAATATATAGAGTAGAAATTGCGCTTACTTCAAATCGGGGACTTACTTAAAAAAATAGTGAAACCCCCTCATGTCAGCATGCTGCACTACGCTGACGACAAGGAGGTTTATAAGATACCAATATGGTTTCAGATCCTAAATTTCTGTTCGAATTTACTGAGCCTCGAACATGTCTTTGCCTACACCGCATACAGGGCAGGCCCAGTCATCGGGGATCTCTTCAAAAGGTGTTCCCGGGGCAACTCCTGAATCAGGATCTCCTGCTTCCGGATCATAAACATAACCGCAAACGGTGCATACATACTTCTTCATCGTCCATAGTCCTCCTTTTAAATTGGCCCTTATTAACAGCCTCTGTTACCAAAATCATTGTCATTCTAACATTGTTTTTATACACGGTAAAAAGACTGTTCCAATTTTCCCGTCAACCTTTTTCCCGCCTGCTCAATTATAAGGTAATTATCCTCTAATCTCAATCCTCCCCAGCCATCAATATATATGCCGGGTTCGATCGTGACAACGTCATTCATATTCAATTCATACGAATATTTAGAAGAAAGATAAGGTATCTCGTGTATTTCAATGCCCAGTCCGTGACCCAGTCCATGTGTAAAATATTTGCCCAGACCCACTGATTCCAGGACGTCATATGCTGTTTTGTACACATCGGTTCCCGTTGCTCCGCATCGGAGGGCTCTGAAAGCCACATTGTGTGCCTCTGACAGTATTTCATGATAATCTTTTGCACGGGGATCCGGTTCACCGAATGAAAAATTTCTTGTGATGTCACAGAAGTACCCGTTGTATCTGACACCAAAGTCAACGGTGACCCATTCTCCCCTTGTCATTTCCTTCTTCGTGGCCCTTCCGTGAGGCATCGAGCTTCGTGTTCCTGACGCAACTATC
This genomic stretch from Synergistaceae bacterium harbors:
- a CDS encoding rubredoxin produces the protein MKKYVCTVCGYVYDPEAGDPDSGVAPGTPFEEIPDDWACPVCGVGKDMFEAQ